DNA from Synechococcus elongatus PCC 6301:
GGCAGGTGCAAATGCGACCTGTGCTGATCGCTTTGTGGTGGAGGGCGATCGCCTCCAGGTTGGGTCAATTGCGATTACAGTGATCGAAACTCGCGGTCATACCGATAGCCATGCCGCTTACTTGATCCATCAGGCGGAGTTGTTGACTGGCGACTCGCTATTGATTCGTGGTTGTGGCCGTACGGATTTTCAGAGCGGTGATGCGGGTCAGTTGTTCGACTCGGTGCAACGTCTCTTCCAACTGCCGGACAACACCCGCGTTTGGCCTGGCCACGACTACAGAGGGCACACCGTCTCCACGATCGGTGAAGAAAAACGCCTCAATCGCCGTTTTGTAGGCCGCGATCGCCAAAGCTTTATCACCTTCATGAACAGTCTCGACCTGCCTGATCCGCAGCGAATTATGGAAGCCGTGCCTGCCAACGAACGCTGCGGTCATCCCGCCACTAGCTAATACTTCTCACTCATGTTTCAGTCGTGACCCAGCTCAGGCAGTCGCCATGACCTCCTTTTCAACACCCACGAATCGCCAAAACACCCCATTACTCAGCCCCAATCAGTTACAGTTCCTGATCGATCGCCAGGAAGTTCTCCTGCTCGATGTTCGCGAAGTGGCGGAGTATCAGGCGGACCATATCGCTGGGTCGCATCTCTATCCACTCAGTCAAATAACCCAGCTGCCTTTACCGGCTAGCGATCGCCCGATTGTGCTGACCTGTCAGTCCGGGATGCGATCGCAGAAAGCCGCCACCCAATTACAGCAACGTGGACTGACGATCACAGAGCTACAGGGCGGTCTCAATGCTTGGAAGCAACGGGGCCTTCCCACAATCGGTCAGACTGCCAATGCACCGATCAGCCTCATGCGGCAGGTGCAACTGGTCGCCGGATCCCTTGTTCTTATCAGTATCATCCTGAGCTTGACCCTCGCCCACACATGGCTGGGGCTGAGTGCCTTTGTTGGCGCTGGACTTGTGTTTGCAGGTCTCAGTGGCACCTGTCTCCTACCGAATGTTCTAGCGGCGATGCCTTGGAATCGGGGTTAGTACGATGCAGTGGCTTGCGCTTGGGCTGGCGTTACTGATCGGCCTCAGCTTGGGATTGCTGGGCGGTGGCGGTGCTGTTTTGGCTTTGCCAGTCTTGGTTTATGTGCTGGACATTGATCCTAAAACCGCGATCGCGATGACTCTGGTGGTCGTGGGGAGCGCCAGTCTACTGGGAGCAATTCCCCATGCGCGGCGCGGCAACATCGACTGGCTCCGGACAGGGGTATTTGGCAGCTCCACGATGGTAGGAGCCTTTGGGGGAGCTCGACTAGCACTGTTACCTTGGGTGACGGCTCAGCTACAAATGGGTTTGTTTGGTGTGGCAATTTTGGCGGCGGCGAGCTTTATGCTGTGGCCTCAGTCCCCAAAAGCTGACGATCCGGTTTTGAGTTATCCGCGTCCCTTTTGTCTGAGCTGCTGGACTTGGTTAATCAGCGAAGGGATTGGTGTGGGGGTGCTGACGGGATTAGTCGGTGTCGGGGGTGGCTTTGCGATCGTTCCTGCGTTAGTGCTGCTGGGAAAAGTGCCCACGCGCAAGGCGATCGGCACCTCCTTGGTGATCATCGGCCTGAATGCGATTGCAGGATTAATGGGCTACTGGGGTCGCCTTAGTCTGCCTTGGGGACTGACGCTGACCTTCGCAGCTTCTGCCTGCCTCGGTACCCTCTTGGGTGGCGCAGTATCGCAGCGGCTTAGCACGCAGGGGCTACAACGCAGTTTTGCCCTTCTTCTGCTGGCGATCGGAGGGTTTGTCTTGGCGCGAAGTGTTTTATAGCGGCTGACCGCTCAAGAGAGTGAGAAATCGGGTACGAGTTGAAGAATCTGTTGCAAGCGATCGCGTTGTTGGAGCAGCGCCTTGGTTTGTAACAGGTGATCCACCTGAACCAACCCTGCCGTCATTGATGAGGCCATGCCCAAAAACCAGAGATAGGCCGCGCCATTCCAGCGCAGCAGCGGTTCTAGCACTGAAGGCTGACCTTCCAGTAGGGCTTGAGCAGCCTCCACCCAAGCGTCTTCCCCCATCCAAGGCAGTTCTGCCTCGCCTAAATCCCAGTCGCGGGCATGCAAGATCAGACGATCGCAGTGGCCATTCTGCCAGCGGCCCACGATTGCGGCGCGATCGCGCGGTAGCTCTGGACTCCCCTCCAAGCCTTTGATGGTGAAGAAGGTCGTGATCCCGCGCAGACTCAGGGCTTCTTCGATCATCAACTCCGTCGGCGGATGGACGAAGCCACAAACCGGCAAAGCTGCCCCTTGGACAGGAACGAGCATCAATTCGGCAGTGGCAAGCGGCGGTCGTTTGCCCAATTCCGAGCGATAGCCATTCAACACTTCAGCAGCCGGGCAAAGACTGGGTTGATGGAGTTGGGCTACACCAGCTTGTTCGAGACAGCGGTTGAGATTAGCAACAGAACGCGATCGCCAGTTCACCCCGATCGCATCCCAGAGTTCAACCAGAGGCACACCGTATTTTGTTGCAACGCGATCGCTGCCGTGCAGCACAACGGGTTGACCAACAGCGGCGAGCAGCAGCGCCAGCAGTGGTCCCAAAGGAGCCGTGCGATCGCGGCCATCGTAGGGATAGCCCAAGACCAGTGGCGGCCGTGTTGTACTCGGAGCCAAGACAGCAGGCAACCAGTCGGCGTAGGTCTCTAAAAATCCAGCGAGTTCGGTTCCCGTCGGGCGACGAATGCGATGGGCAATTAAAAAAGCCCCAATTTGGGCGGGGGTCGCCGTGGCTGACAGCATGAGCTGCAGGGCTTCGGCGGCCTCAGCCTGCGTCAAAACTTGGCTCGTGTGGCGTCCACTGCCAACCTTACGGATTAGGTCTCGGAATCGCTCGCTCATCGCCTGAACAGTAAACTTTTATGATCTCATTCCCATTTCTGCAAACCGTTCATTGGGAACTTCTCGGGATTGGATGCTGTCCTGCTCGGCCTGATCGCCATGACCTCTTCTGCCAGTCCGTTTTTTCAATTCGAGGCTGACTTTGTGCTCGGCCTACGCTGCATCCCCATGAGCGTGCGCCGCAAACTCGATGACTGTGGCGTCAAGCTCAAGCTAGAACACTGGCACCGTCTCTCGGAAGCCGAGCGCCAACAACTGGTTGATTGGCCCTGTGAGAGCGATCGCGATCGCCAAGCCTACCGGCAGCAACTCCGTGATTGGACCCAGCGCGATTGGGGGGAGCCCGCCAAAGATTTACCGATTGATCCTCAACCGGCTTGGCTGCAACCTGAGATTCCAGAGGCAGTGGAGGCCGCCTGCCAAGTGCTGCAGGTCAGTCTCAGTCCTGATGACTGGCAAGGGCTAGAACCCCTCCAACGCTTTGCCTTGATTAAGCTGGCGCGTCCCGGCCATGAACATCGCAACCTTTATCCAGCGCTGCAGGAATTTGGCCTCACCGAGCGATCGCCCCTTGAGGCTGACTGAGTTCCCGAGTTAGGTTGCTAGCGTTCGCGGGATAGAACTTGTTTTTGCTGGAGCGCTGCAGTCAAAATCTCCTGCGCAGCCCGATCGCAAACTCCGGGTTCCCCTAAGCTTTGGCGCATTCGCTGGTAACCAGCTTGGATCGCCGCTTGCCGGTCTGGATCGAGCAGGATAGCTTTCGCTTCCGCCGCAATGCGATCGGGGTTGGCTTCGTCTTGAAGTAACTCCGGCACGATCGCTTCCATATCGACCAAGTTGACGGGTGACATAAACGGAATTGAGAAGCGCAGAATGTGGCGGGCAATCCAAGCAGTCACGGCTCCGACGCGATAGACCACGACTTGGGGGATGCCTTGGAGACCCAGCTCGAGGTTCACTGTGCCGGATTTAGCGATCGCTAGATCCGCAGCAGCTTGGACCAAAGCCGTTGTTTCGCCGCTGACAATTTGCAACGGCAGGTTCAACTCGCGGGCTGCTTCCTCAATCGTCGTTCGAAACTTTTCCTGAGAGAGCGGCACAAAGAAGCGGAGATTGGGCAGCTCGGCGTTGAGTTGCTGGGCCGCCGCCAAAACGGTCGGCAACAGGAACTTTAACTCCTGAGGTCGCGAGGCGGGATAGAGCGCGATCGCCCGCTCCTGTTCCTGCAGGCCCAGCTGGGCACGAGCCTTAGCGCGATCGGGCCGATCTTGGAGTTGGTCGATCAGGGGATGGCCGACAAAGCTGACTGCCGCCCCGCGATCGCGGTAGTAGGTGGCCTCGCCGGGGAAGATGGCAAAAATGCGATCGCTGAAGTTAACGAGTTGGGTCGTCTTGCCCTCGCCGAAGGACCACACCCATTCCTGGGGCGCGATGTAGTAAAAAATCGGGATGTTGGGGTGAGATTTCGGTAAACGGCCCCCCCAGCCGATATTTGGCCCGATGTAGTCGATCAAAATCGCCGCATCGAGGGACGTTTCGCGAATCTGACGAGCAATCTTTTGCTGCAAGCGCCAGGTTGGCCAAACGTAGGGCAGCGCTTCCCAGATGCCAATCGAACTGATCCCAATCGTGTTAGCCAGCAGCTTTGCACCAGCCGCCGCCATGCGATCGCCACCCAAGGCGAGGATTTCGAGCTCAAGGCCCAATTGCTTCGCTTGCCGAAACAGCGCTGCAATCAGCAAACTGCCCTGTAGATCGCCCGAGACTTCGCCGGTGCTGATAAACAGTCGAATCGCAGCCACTTACTTGCTACCTGGCGTGGGACCCCGACGCTCGCTCCCTTGGGAAGCTTCGAGGAAGTTACAGAGGTGCTGCAGGTGCTCGAGGTCAGAAATCTGGCGGATCTCAGCGATCGCTTCCTTGAGCAACAGGTCGGAGCGATAGAGCAGCCGATAGGCCTGCTTCAGCTGCTTAAAAGCTTCGCCCTCCTGACCATCGCGCAGTCCCGCTCGTTCTAAGCCCACGAGATTGAGCGATCGCACGCGAGCAGGATTGCCTTCAACCAACATGTAGGGCGGTACATCTCGCTCCACACGGCTCATGCCGCCAATCATGGCGTTGCGGCCAACATGGACAAACTGATGCAGCCCTGACATGCCGCCGATCACGGCTCCCGACTCAACCACAATGTGGCCAGCCAAGGAGACGGCGTTGGAGATGACGATCCGGTTGTGCAGGATGCAGTTGTGGGCCACGTGCACGTAGGCCATTAGCAAATTGTCATTGCCGATCACCGTGGCTTCACCAGCTTTGGTGGCGCGGTTGATCGTCACATACTCGCGAATCCGGTTTCGATCGCCAATCCGCACGACCCTGAGCGATCCGTCAGTTTTTTTGTCCTGGGACTCCAGTCCGATCGCAGCGCCAGGAAAGATGCGATTTTCTTCGCCAATTTCAGTCCAACCATCGATGACCGCATGGGCTCCGACGGTCGTATGGGCTCCAATCCGAACATGCTCCCCAATAACGGCGTAGGGGCCGATTTGGACGCTGGGGTGAATCTCGGCTCCCGGCGCAATGATTGCGGTGGGGTGAATTACTGCACTCACCAGCCGTTACTCCACGAGCGAGAACACCAGTTCTCCGCTGGCTGCCAGCTGGCCATCGACCATCGCCTCACCTTGAATTTTGCAGAAGCGACGCCGCTTGGCACTGAGAAGCTGAGCCGACAAGACGAGCTGATCACCGGGTACGACCGGACGCCGGAAGCGGACTTGGTCAATACCGGCAAACACAAATAAGCCCTGGGGCATGTCGGGCATCAAGGTGACAATCACGCCCCCCACTTGGGCCATCGCCTCGACAATCAAGACGCCCGGCATCAGGGGGCGCCCTGGGAAATGCCCTTGGAACTGAGGCTCATTGAAAGTCACATTTTTAATCCCGACCGCCCGCTCGCCCGGTACATAGTCAATAATGCGATCGACAAGGGCAAAAGGGTAGCGGTGGGGAAGAAGGCCTTGAATCGTCTCCACGGCCAAGGGCAACGTCGGCAAGGCAGGAGCATCCGGGTTGACGGTCATGTAGAGAACGAATAGAGGTCAGCGAGAAACAAGGCTGGCCATGCGGGCTTGTAGTTCGCGGGCAAAGCGAACATGGAGCCGGTGGCTAGCTTTGTAGGCAAGGATATGAGCCTGGGGCAAGGCTCCGAGCAAGCTCAGATCCCCAGCTAGATCTAAGAGTTTATGACGCACTGGCTCGTTTGAAAAACGCAGCGGCGGATTCAACCAGCGATCGCGATCGCAGACCAAGGCATTCTCCAGGCTGCCCCCCCGAATGAGGCCCTGCTGACGCAAGGCTTCAATTTGGGGAGCCAAACCAAAGGTTCGGGCTGGCACCACCTCGCGCTCCCAGTCATCTGGCCGCCAGCGCACACTAAACCATTGATTGCCAATCGGGGCAAGGTCAAAGTCAATGCCATAGCTGAGACGGGTTTCCTCAGCAGGAACCGCTGTGACAAAGGCATCACCTTCACTGACCGTCAGGGGCTCTGTGAGGACCGGCACCGACACAGCGCCAAGAAGTTCGACGGTACCGACCGCGGCGATCGCCGCGAGCCACTCTGCCCCTGAGCCATCCAGCAGCGGCAGCTCGGGGCCATCGATCGCAATTTGGACATCGGTCACGCCCAAACCAGCAAGGACAGCCAAGAGGTGCTCAACGGTTCGAATATTGGCTTGATCCGTCGCCAGCTCCGTCGAGAGCAGCGTTTCGCGAACGCGATCGAGCTGTACGGGAATCTCAGGTGTGCCCGGCAGGTCAGTCCGCACAAAAATGCGATCGCGCCCACTGACGGCAGGTTCTAAACGCACGTTGACTTCTGCACCGCTGTGAAGCCCTACACCAGCGCAGTCAACAGGCCCTGCAAGCGTCCGACGGGGAATTGCAATCGCCATGGTCCTGCCTCAGAATTTTTCACCGATCGCAAACTGGATCCGATTGCCCTGATCCGGGGTAAAGCCCAGATCAAGCCGGACTGGCCCCACCGGCGTTGCGATCCGGACCC
Protein-coding regions in this window:
- the lpxB gene encoding lipid-A-disaccharide synthase; amino-acid sequence: MRLFISTGEVSGDLQGSLLIAALFRQAKQLGLELEILALGGDRMAAAGAKLLANTIGISSIGIWEALPYVWPTWRLQQKIARQIRETSLDAAILIDYIGPNIGWGGRLPKSHPNIPIFYYIAPQEWVWSFGEGKTTQLVNFSDRIFAIFPGEATYYRDRGAAVSFVGHPLIDQLQDRPDRAKARAQLGLQEQERAIALYPASRPQELKFLLPTVLAAAQQLNAELPNLRFFVPLSQEKFRTTIEEAARELNLPLQIVSGETTALVQAAADLAIAKSGTVNLELGLQGIPQVVVYRVGAVTAWIARHILRFSIPFMSPVNLVDMEAIVPELLQDEANPDRIAAEAKAILLDPDRQAAIQAGYQRMRQSLGEPGVCDRAAQEILTAALQQKQVLSRER
- a CDS encoding MBL fold metallo-hydrolase, whose translation is MLFRQLFDRDTWTYTYLIADEASGEAALVDPVLEQCDRDLALLQDLGLTLKFCLETHLHADHITAAGRLRELTGCETVVPAGANATCADRFVVEGDRLQVGSIAITVIETRGHTDSHAAYLIHQAELLTGDSLLIRGCGRTDFQSGDAGQLFDSVQRLFQLPDNTRVWPGHDYRGHTVSTIGEEKRLNRRFVGRDRQSFITFMNSLDLPDPQRIMEAVPANERCGHPATS
- the lpxA gene encoding acyl-ACP--UDP-N-acetylglucosamine O-acyltransferase encodes the protein MSAVIHPTAIIAPGAEIHPSVQIGPYAVIGEHVRIGAHTTVGAHAVIDGWTEIGEENRIFPGAAIGLESQDKKTDGSLRVVRIGDRNRIREYVTINRATKAGEATVIGNDNLLMAYVHVAHNCILHNRIVISNAVSLAGHIVVESGAVIGGMSGLHQFVHVGRNAMIGGMSRVERDVPPYMLVEGNPARVRSLNLVGLERAGLRDGQEGEAFKQLKQAYRLLYRSDLLLKEAIAEIRQISDLEHLQHLCNFLEASQGSERRGPTPGSK
- the fabZ gene encoding 3-hydroxyacyl-ACP dehydratase FabZ, whose translation is MTVNPDAPALPTLPLAVETIQGLLPHRYPFALVDRIIDYVPGERAVGIKNVTFNEPQFQGHFPGRPLMPGVLIVEAMAQVGGVIVTLMPDMPQGLFVFAGIDQVRFRRPVVPGDQLVLSAQLLSAKRRRFCKIQGEAMVDGQLAASGELVFSLVE
- a CDS encoding rhodanese-like domain-containing protein, whose translation is MTSFSTPTNRQNTPLLSPNQLQFLIDRQEVLLLDVREVAEYQADHIAGSHLYPLSQITQLPLPASDRPIVLTCQSGMRSQKAATQLQQRGLTITELQGGLNAWKQRGLPTIGQTANAPISLMRQVQLVAGSLVLISIILSLTLAHTWLGLSAFVGAGLVFAGLSGTCLLPNVLAAMPWNRG
- a CDS encoding nitrate reductase associated protein — encoded protein: MTSSASPFFQFEADFVLGLRCIPMSVRRKLDDCGVKLKLEHWHRLSEAERQQLVDWPCESDRDRQAYRQQLRDWTQRDWGEPAKDLPIDPQPAWLQPEIPEAVEAACQVLQVSLSPDDWQGLEPLQRFALIKLARPGHEHRNLYPALQEFGLTERSPLEAD
- a CDS encoding sulfite exporter TauE/SafE family protein, yielding MQWLALGLALLIGLSLGLLGGGGAVLALPVLVYVLDIDPKTAIAMTLVVVGSASLLGAIPHARRGNIDWLRTGVFGSSTMVGAFGGARLALLPWVTAQLQMGLFGVAILAAASFMLWPQSPKADDPVLSYPRPFCLSCWTWLISEGIGVGVLTGLVGVGGGFAIVPALVLLGKVPTRKAIGTSLVIIGLNAIAGLMGYWGRLSLPWGLTLTFAASACLGTLLGGAVSQRLSTQGLQRSFALLLLAIGGFVLARSVL
- the lpxC gene encoding UDP-3-O-acyl-N-acetylglucosamine deacetylase, which codes for MAIAIPRRTLAGPVDCAGVGLHSGAEVNVRLEPAVSGRDRIFVRTDLPGTPEIPVQLDRVRETLLSTELATDQANIRTVEHLLAVLAGLGVTDVQIAIDGPELPLLDGSGAEWLAAIAAVGTVELLGAVSVPVLTEPLTVSEGDAFVTAVPAEETRLSYGIDFDLAPIGNQWFSVRWRPDDWEREVVPARTFGLAPQIEALRQQGLIRGGSLENALVCDRDRWLNPPLRFSNEPVRHKLLDLAGDLSLLGALPQAHILAYKASHRLHVRFARELQARMASLVSR
- a CDS encoding anthranilate phosphoribosyltransferase family protein, which produces MSERFRDLIRKVGSGRHTSQVLTQAEAAEALQLMLSATATPAQIGAFLIAHRIRRPTGTELAGFLETYADWLPAVLAPSTTRPPLVLGYPYDGRDRTAPLGPLLALLLAAVGQPVVLHGSDRVATKYGVPLVELWDAIGVNWRSRSVANLNRCLEQAGVAQLHQPSLCPAAEVLNGYRSELGKRPPLATAELMLVPVQGAALPVCGFVHPPTELMIEEALSLRGITTFFTIKGLEGSPELPRDRAAIVGRWQNGHCDRLILHARDWDLGEAELPWMGEDAWVEAAQALLEGQPSVLEPLLRWNGAAYLWFLGMASSMTAGLVQVDHLLQTKALLQQRDRLQQILQLVPDFSLS